A stretch of the Bacillus sp. FJAT-18017 genome encodes the following:
- a CDS encoding methionine ABC transporter permease — MLVNSEQIIEALIETIQMVSFSLLFSVLLGLPLGILLVVTRKGHLLENMPVFNILSGIINVFRSVPFIILLVAIIPITRLIVGTSIGTAAAIVPMVFYAGPYIARLVENSLLEVDPGVIEAAEAMGATPSQVIFKFLIPEALSSLVLAITIATIGLVGASAMAGAVGGGGIGDLAITYGYQRFDTTTMLITVAILVVMVQGLQTLGNVLAKKIRRR; from the coding sequence ATGCTAGTTAACTCCGAACAAATTATTGAAGCATTGATTGAAACCATACAAATGGTAAGCTTCTCGCTATTATTTTCAGTTCTTCTTGGGTTGCCGCTCGGTATCCTGCTCGTTGTGACACGTAAAGGCCATTTACTTGAAAACATGCCGGTTTTTAATATCCTTAGCGGCATCATTAATGTATTTAGGTCAGTTCCGTTCATTATCCTTTTAGTAGCGATCATTCCGATTACAAGGCTAATCGTCGGCACTTCAATCGGTACTGCTGCAGCAATCGTCCCAATGGTTTTCTATGCAGGGCCCTATATTGCAAGGCTTGTAGAGAACTCGCTCCTTGAAGTCGACCCGGGGGTGATCGAAGCGGCGGAAGCAATGGGTGCGACGCCTTCCCAGGTTATCTTTAAATTCTTAATTCCTGAGGCGCTGAGCTCACTTGTTCTCGCCATCACCATTGCAACGATCGGCCTTGTCGGTGCATCGGCAATGGCCGGAGCTGTTGGCGGCGGCGGAATTGGCGACCTGGCCATCACGTATGGCTACCAGCGCTTCGACACAACGACAATGCTTATCACAGTCGCCATCCTCGTTGTCATGGTCCAGGGACTACAAACATTAGGAAATGTTTTAGCGAAGAAAATCAGGCGGAGATAA
- a CDS encoding methionine ABC transporter ATP-binding protein has translation MIEFQQVKKVYGSGPNEVTALNGIDLKVDKGEIFGVIGFSGAGKSSLIRCVNLLERPTSGHVIVDGQDLTTLSAREVREVKRNIGMVFQHFNLLNSKTVFANVAMPLTLAKQPKAQIKKRVNELLEFVGLADKADSYPDQLSGGQKQRIGIARALATQPKILLCDEATSALDPQTTSSILQLLKKINKEYNITILIITHEMGVIREICDKVAVIEGGKIIEEGSVFDVFSAPKTQTARNFVSSVMNDKLPESVTSLIEDHAGLQKIYRINFVGNSAGQPLLSQLAKKFDINVNVLFGNITELQGTPFGNLIVEFQGNDKEILKALQFIHQQNVSIKEVKAHAS, from the coding sequence ATGATTGAATTTCAACAGGTTAAAAAAGTATATGGCAGCGGTCCGAACGAAGTAACCGCGCTGAACGGCATCGACTTGAAGGTTGATAAAGGTGAAATTTTCGGCGTCATCGGCTTCAGCGGCGCAGGGAAAAGCTCTCTGATCCGCTGTGTGAATCTTCTGGAGCGCCCGACTTCCGGACATGTGATTGTCGACGGCCAGGACCTGACAACCCTTTCGGCTAGAGAAGTCCGTGAAGTCAAAAGAAATATCGGTATGGTCTTCCAGCATTTCAATCTATTAAATTCAAAAACTGTCTTTGCAAATGTAGCGATGCCACTCACTCTAGCTAAGCAGCCGAAGGCACAAATCAAAAAGCGTGTTAATGAGCTCCTTGAATTTGTCGGGCTCGCTGACAAGGCTGACAGCTATCCTGATCAACTTTCCGGCGGCCAAAAGCAGCGGATTGGCATTGCAAGGGCGCTGGCTACCCAGCCGAAAATTCTGTTATGCGATGAGGCAACCTCAGCCCTCGATCCACAGACGACAAGCTCAATCCTTCAGCTTTTAAAGAAAATCAACAAGGAATATAACATCACGATTTTGATTATTACCCACGAGATGGGAGTCATCAGGGAAATTTGCGACAAGGTCGCTGTCATTGAAGGAGGAAAGATCATCGAAGAAGGTTCAGTGTTTGACGTCTTCTCCGCACCGAAAACACAGACCGCACGCAATTTCGTGTCATCCGTGATGAATGACAAGCTGCCTGAATCGGTCACCAGCCTCATCGAAGATCATGCTGGCCTCCAGAAAATCTACCGTATCAATTTCGTCGGTAATTCGGCCGGGCAGCCCTTGCTCTCTCAGCTCGCTAAAAAGTTCGACATCAACGTTAATGTGCTATTCGGGAATATTACTGAGCTCCAGGGCACACCGTTCGGAAATCTGATTGTCGAGTTCCAGGGTAATGACAAGGAAATTCTAAAGGCCTTGCAATTTATTCATCAACAAAATGTCAGCATTAAGGAAGTGAAAGCACATGCTAGTTAA
- a CDS encoding response regulator transcription factor: MGKDGLYRVMIVDDEMLIREGIKHYIDWEQEGFEIVAEAANGREALDLLEMARPHIILTDIVMPIMDGEELTKIVKQHHPEIEVIILSSFGDFDYVRAAFQHGAVDYILKPKLDGPVLIEVLEKTADRIQSSGKMKERPDDGQTSIGEVINKILSGYKVDLDDPEVSFLFPYKGYCLAGFKAGDGSNHALLFQELEASLKTALGNCIVFRFPEGKDAVNFLIHTEFDWNAILHSVEAVVMSLKLENGDPSSTAGEPQGGERGLYAAVGSYFTNLENLGGIQRDELDRLLNFHFYFSKLGILTPAIFEKEAPQPPEFSVDVFTAELRQRNFDAAFMSLKQHAVALTACYTMDIFEFKAFFSNTIFNMAIILGNMGFDIKGLDQAKYQYLRLIDQAQTAGEVLGLLNRFLEVVSASIELTPHASSSLNMKSIRQYIVEHYQEPLTLTDVAAHFHFNPSYLSSYFSANNDESFTEYLNKIRIEEAAKLLTAGSEPISEISARVGYSDHSYFCKVFKKLKGVSPSQYKRKYLVR, from the coding sequence ATGGGGAAAGATGGACTTTACCGAGTCATGATTGTCGATGATGAGATGCTGATTCGCGAGGGAATCAAGCATTATATAGATTGGGAGCAAGAAGGGTTTGAAATTGTTGCAGAAGCGGCAAATGGCCGTGAAGCACTCGATTTGCTGGAGATGGCCAGGCCGCATATCATCCTTACCGATATTGTCATGCCGATTATGGATGGTGAGGAGCTGACAAAAATCGTCAAGCAGCATCATCCGGAAATTGAAGTGATCATCCTTAGCAGTTTTGGCGACTTTGATTATGTCCGCGCCGCCTTCCAGCATGGAGCGGTTGATTATATATTAAAACCAAAGCTGGATGGGCCTGTCCTTATTGAGGTACTGGAGAAGACAGCTGACAGGATTCAGTCGTCCGGTAAAATGAAAGAGCGTCCTGATGATGGGCAGACTTCAATTGGAGAAGTCATCAATAAAATCCTTTCTGGATACAAGGTGGATCTTGATGATCCAGAAGTTTCTTTTCTATTTCCGTATAAGGGTTATTGTCTTGCCGGATTCAAAGCTGGTGATGGGAGTAACCATGCCCTGTTATTTCAGGAGCTAGAGGCATCGTTGAAAACTGCGCTTGGCAATTGTATAGTTTTCCGTTTTCCTGAAGGCAAGGATGCAGTGAACTTTTTAATTCATACTGAGTTTGACTGGAATGCAATTTTGCACTCGGTTGAAGCCGTTGTCATGTCCTTAAAGTTGGAGAACGGAGACCCATCGAGTACTGCTGGTGAACCTCAAGGCGGGGAGCGCGGTCTTTACGCTGCGGTGGGAAGTTATTTTACCAACCTTGAAAACCTTGGCGGTATCCAGCGTGATGAATTAGACAGGCTGCTTAACTTCCATTTTTATTTTTCCAAACTAGGCATTTTGACACCGGCGATTTTCGAAAAGGAAGCACCGCAGCCGCCCGAATTCAGCGTGGACGTTTTCACAGCAGAATTACGGCAGCGAAATTTTGATGCCGCGTTTATGTCTCTTAAACAACATGCAGTTGCATTAACCGCATGTTATACGATGGATATCTTTGAATTCAAGGCTTTTTTCAGCAATACGATATTCAATATGGCAATCATCCTCGGAAACATGGGCTTTGACATAAAGGGGCTCGATCAAGCTAAATATCAGTATTTGAGATTGATTGACCAGGCTCAGACAGCTGGGGAAGTTCTCGGCCTGCTTAACCGATTTCTGGAAGTAGTCAGCGCAAGTATCGAGTTGACTCCGCATGCCTCTTCATCGCTGAATATGAAAAGCATTCGCCAGTATATCGTCGAGCATTATCAGGAGCCATTGACGCTCACAGATGTGGCGGCTCACTTCCATTTCAATCCTTCCTATTTATCAAGCTATTTTTCAGCAAATAACGATGAAAGTTTCACTGAATACTTGAATAAAATCCGGATTGAAGAAGCGGCCAAGCTGCTGACTGCTGGCAGCGAGCCGATATCAGAAATCAGCGCAAGAGTGGGATATTCCGACCACAGCTATTTTTGCAAGGTATTCAAAAAACTAAAAGGTGTTTCACCGAGCCAATATAAGCGGAAATACCTTGTCAGGTGA